From Brassica oleracea var. oleracea cultivar TO1000 chromosome C3, BOL, whole genome shotgun sequence, a single genomic window includes:
- the LOC106330507 gene encoding uncharacterized protein LOC106330507, with protein sequence MLQLKPIVSELMRCAIGDGKTTSFCYDHWTNLGPLIGVAGQTGPPSLRVRIGASVSDATVDGTWRFPAARSHEIQNIQMIPAPVVFWHKVIWFKENIPRNTFMSWLALLRRLPTKDIIRRWGLNLTDQCVRCNSAVETHHHCFFECSFSSALWLKFGSNILPNPPEDLHSAAAWIASSSRVFCSKQVILLEFFFQSIIYIIWRERNSRIFTSVSSSSSVLHLALDRLLRDRLLSFPAPSPAGPLLLQLYFAFYRPP encoded by the exons ATGCTGCAACTAAAACCCATTGTATCAGAACTTATGAGATGTGCCATTGGAGATGGGAAAACAACTAGTTTCTGCTATGATCACTGGACAAATTTGGGTCCATTAATTGGAGTGGCGGGTCAAACTGGTCCTCCCAGTCTAAGAGTCAGGATTGGTGCTTCGGTGTCTGATGCAACGGTTGATGGGACTTGGAGGTTCCCTGCTGCTAGGTCTCACGAAATTCAGAATATCCAGATG ATCCCGGCACCAGTTGTGTTTTGGCATAAAGTCATTTGGTTCAAGGAAAACATTCCTAGAAACACGTTCATGTCCTGGTTGGCTCTCCTTCGACGGCTTCCTACTAAGGACATAATTCGACGATGGGGTCTAAATCTGACTGATCAGTGCGTGCGCTGCAACTCGGCGGTCGAAACGCATCACCACTGTTTCTTCGAATGCAGCTTCTCCTCTGCGCTTTGGCTGAAGTTTGGATCTAATATTCTGCCCAACCCGCCTGAAGACTTACACTCAGCAGCAGCTTGGATTGCATCATCCAGTCGAGTATTCTGCAGCAAGCAAGTGATTCTCCTCGAGTTTTTCTTTCAGTCCATCATCTATATCATCTGGAGAGAAAGGAACTCGCGTATCTTCACCTCGGTGTCCTCCTCGTCGAGTGTTCTTCATCTGGCGCTTGATAGGTTACTTCGTGACCGGCTTCTTTCATTCCCAGCACCCTCTCCAGCCGGTCCTTTGCTCCTTCAGCTTTATTTTGCCTTTTATCGGCCTCCTTAG
- the LOC106330508 gene encoding glutathione S-transferase T3-like, with product MDSKNLPTQSSSYVGLHNSQQGSVLHENFPYESYHSSVHFPPFSSQQSDAPPLPEDTPVDRKERRKWSPADDEVLISVWLNTSKDAVVGNEQKKRTFWKRVGEYYAASPHGREDGEKREHLHSERQISSGQNDTSILKMAHDIFYSDHNIKFNLEHAWCVLRFEQKWFSLNTPKSSGCSKRKNGETCSQTSSTNVSDHEIRPKGAKAAKSKRNTA from the exons ATGGATTCAAAGAATCTTCCTACTCAGTCCTCTAGTTATGTAGGACTTCATAACAGTCAACAAGGAAGTGTTCTCCATGAAAACTTTCCTTATGAAAGTTATCATTCTAGTGTTCATTTTCCTCCTTTCAGTTCACAACAATCTGACGCTCCACCTCTACCTGAAGACACACCAGTGGACCGCAAGGAGAGAAGAAAATGGAGCCCAGCTGATGACGAGGTTCTAATCAGTGTGTGGCTAAACACTTCAAAGGATGCTGTTGTTGGGAATGAACAAAAAAAAAGGACCTTCTGGAAGCGAGTTGGAGAATATTATGCAGCAAGTCCTCATGGTAGAGAGGATGGTGAAAAGAGAGAGCATCTTCATT CAGAGCGACAAATTAGCAGTGGTCAGAATGACACTAGCATTCTCAAGATGGCTCATGACATCTTCTACTCTGATCACAACATCAAGTTTAACCTTGAGCATGCGTGGTGTGTGTTGAGGTTTGAACAGAAATGGTTTAGCCTTAACACTCCTAAATCCAGTGGCTGTTCAAAGAGGAAAAATGGTGAGACATGTTCCCAAACTTCAAGCACCAATGTTAGTGATCATGAGATCCGACCTAAAGGTGCGAAGGCTGCTAAATCTAAAAGGAATACTGCTTAA
- the LOC106328029 gene encoding protein EXORDIUM-like 2: protein MAHNNRFAIFLTFLYAIAGLSAAALVEEQPLVLKYHNGVLLKGNVTVNLIWYGKFTPIQRSVIVDFIRSLNSKDAASSASPSVASWWKTTEKYKGGSSTLVVGKQLLLENYPLGKSLKNPYLRSLSTKLNGGLRSITVILTAKDVTVEGFCMNRCGSHGTSVSKPRRAANGAAYVWVGNSETMCPGYCAWPFHQPIYGPQTPPLVAPNGDVGVDGMIINLATLLANTVTNPFNNGYYQGPPTAPLEAVSACTGIFGSGSYPGYPGQVLVDKTTGSSYNARGLAGRKYLLPAMWDPQTLTCKTLV from the coding sequence ATGGCTCATAATAACCGTTTTGCCATCTTCCTCACTTTCCTCTATGCCATCGCTGGCCTTTCCGCCGCCGCGTTGGTCGAGGAGCAGCCGCTTGTTCTAAAATACCACAACGGTGTTCTCTTGAAAGGAAACGTAACCGTCAATCTCATTTGGTACGGAAAGTTCACACCCATCCAACGGTCCGTGATCGTCGACTTCATCCGCTCGCTCAACTCCAAAGACGCCGCATCCTCCGCCTCTCCTTCCGTCGCTTCCTGGTGGAAGACGACTGAGAAATACAAAGGCGGATCCTCGACACTCGTCGTCGGGAAACAGCTTCTCCTCGAGAACTATCCACTCGGAAAATCCCTCAAGAACCCTTACCTCCGTTCTTTGTCCACCAAACTTAACGGCGGACTCCGTTCTATCACCGTTATCTTAACAGCGAAAGACGTAACCGTCGAGGGTTTCTGTATGAACCGATGCGGGTCACACGGAACCTCTGTTTCCAAGCCCCGTCGCGCCGCTAACGGCGCCGCTTACGTCTGGGTTGGGAACTCCGAGACGATGTGTCCTGGTTACTGCGCGTGGCCGTTTCACCAACCCATTTACGGACCGCAAACACCGCCGTTAGTTGCGCCTAACGGTGACGTTGGGGTTGACGGAATGATCATAAACCTCGCTACACTTCTAGCTAACACCGTCACGAATCCGTTTAATAACGGTTATTACCAAGGCCCGCCAACTGCACCGCTCGAGGCTGTCTCTGCTTGTACTGGCATATTCGGGTCGGGTTCTTACCCAGGTTACCCGGGTCAGGTCCTCGTCGACAAAACAACCGGGTCTAGTTACAATGCTCGTGGACTCGCCGGAAGGAAATATCTCTTGCCGGCGATGTGGGATCCACAGACTTTAACGTGTAAAACTCTTGTCTGA
- the LOC106330509 gene encoding uncharacterized protein LOC106330509, with amino-acid sequence MERLYPFAFAELLPKNVHTSIRDIALFFRDISSKILKESDVGLLKANIGVKLCNLEKIFRPSFFDVMQHLLVHLPDEVALGGPVHFRWMYVFERYIYHLKKMVKNKAHIAGSIVAQWINEEISNASSTFFGHPEIMSIPEGPSDLRFSYNYPDIPPLFYHEGQINGQCSTGWLNDEDNTVLTTFMMLNCETFAPYERMFEEYMTLRVPDITLAAMQKAKDTKFAEWCKDYINDATQFYTFPMWMLEYKVLGVVIDYYGLIQEIMTVEYHGDVGLKVMVFKCSWFDTTENRGMRIHPFGLVDVSPRSQYAKYDPFVLPACFIPYPRVRRQSVDDWWACAKMFPRGIRETSEIALTAWQDDRRDQVAESSLLQVETHGVDDVSDYDIAPVNPPNDEYVSDGDVEADRDSDDGSE; translated from the exons ATGGAACGACTATATCCATTTGCGTTCGCTGAACTCCTTCCAAAAAATGTTCACACATCGATTAGAG ATATTGCCCTCTTCTTCCGAGATATCTCTTCGAAGATTTTGAAAGAGTCAGATGTTGGCCTTTTAAAGGCAAATATCGGTGTGAAGCTTTGTAACTTGGAAAAGATATTTCGTCCATCATTCTTCGATGTTATGCAACATCTTCTGGTGCACCTTCCAGATGAGGTAGCCTTAGGTGGTCCCGTCCATTTTAGATGGATGTATGTATTTGAAAGATACATTTACCATTTGAAGAAGATGGTCAAAAACAAAGCACACATTGCAGGTTCGATAGTTGCACAATGGATAAACGAGGAGATTTCAAATGCTTCCTCTACTTTTTTTGGACATCCTGAAATCATGAGCATTCCAGAAGGTCCGAGTGATCTTCGTTTTTCATACAATTATCCGGATATACCACCCTTGTTTTACCATGAAGGGCAAATCAATGGTCAATGCTCAACCGGTTGGTTGAATGATGAAGATAACACCGTTCTTACGACATTTATGATGCTCAACTGTGAAACATTTGCTCCATATGAAAG GATGTTTGAAGAATATATGACTCTACGTGTTCCTGATATTACTCTGGCTGCAATGCAAAAAGCGAAAGACACCAAATTCGCTGAGTGGTGCAAAGACTAT ATTAATGATGCGACTCAGTTTTACACATTTCCTATGTGGATGTTAGAGTACAAGGTCCTAGGCGTAGTTATAG ACTACTATGGTCTCATACAAGAGATTATGACGGTGGAGTATCATGGTGATGTTGGCTTGAAAGTTATGGTTTTTAAATGCTCGTGGTTTGACACGACGGAAAATCGCGGTATGAGAATACATCCATTTGGTCTTGTTGATGTCTCACCACGAAGCCAATATGCAAAATATGATCCTTTTGTATTACCAG CATGCTTTATTCCTTATCCACGGGTACGTCGACAATCAGTCGATGACTGGTGGGCTTGCGCCAAAATGTTTCCCCGAGGAATCCGAGAAACGTCCGAAATTGCTTTAACGGCATGGCAAGATGATAGACGTGATCAGGTTGCTGAAAGTTCATTGTTACAGGTGGAAACGCATGGTGTTGATGATGTGTCCGATTATGATATTGCTCCGGTGAATCCTCCAAACGATGAGTATGTATCAGATGGTGATGTAGAAGCAGACCGTGATTCAGACGATGGTTCAGAATAG
- the LOC106328997 gene encoding probable nitronate monooxygenase — MALKGILGFEHGIVQAPLGPDISGPELVAAVANAGGIGLLRCPDWECPDHVREMIRKTRTLTDKPFGIGVVLAFPHELNVKTILEEKVAVLQLYWGECSKELVDDAHSAGVKVVPQVGSVEEARKAVDVGVDAIIVQGLEAGGHVRGKDGLFSLLPRVVDLVGECDIPVIAAGGIVDARGYVAALSLGAQGVCLGTRFVATHESYAHPIYKRKLIEYEKTEYTDIFGRARWPGAPQRVLETPFFDDWRSLPSDENELDQPIIGRSTIHGVEKEIRRFAGTVPNMTTTGDLESMAMYAGQSVGLIKEILPAGEVVKSLVEEAQLLILKKFKNAT, encoded by the exons ATGGCTCTGAAAGGTATTCTCGGTTTCGAACACGGGATAGTTCAGGCGCCGTTAGGACCTGATATCTCCGGTCCGGAGCTTGTAGCCGCCGTCGCTAACGCCGGGGGGATCGGTCTTCTCCGATGTCCTGATTGG GAGTGCCCTGATCACGTGAGAGAGATGATAAGGAAGACGAGGACATTGACTGATAAACCATTCGGGATCGGTGTTGTTCTTGCGTTTCCTCATGAGCTCAACGTGAAGACGATCTTGGAAGAGAAGGTTGCTGTGTTGCAGCTTTACTGGGGTGAATGTTCTAAGGAGCTTGTTGATGATGCTCATAGTGCTGGAGTCAAAGTTGTTCCTCAG GTGGGGAGTGTTGAAGAAGCTAGAAAGGCTGTTGATGTAGGAGTAGACGCGATTATTGTTCAAGGGCTTGAAGCAGGAGGGCATGTTAGAGGGAAG GATGGTCTCTTTTCATTGTTGCCAAGAGTAGTTGATCTGGTTGGGGAATGCGATATTCCGGTTATCGCTGCTGGAGGGATTGTTGATGCACGTGGTTATGTTGCAGCTTTGTCACTTGGTGCTCAAGGTGTCTGCCTAGGCACAAG GTTTGTGGCGACGCATGAGAGCTACGCACACCCAATATACAAAAGGAAGTTGATCGAATATGAGAAAACCGAATACACAGATATCTTCGGACGAGCAAGGTGGCCTGGGGCACCACAACGTGTTCTGGAGACGCCTTTCTTTGATGACTGGAGATCTCTTCCTTCCGATGAGAATGAACTCGACCAACCTATTATTGGACGTTCCACAATTCATGGCGTC GAAAAGGAGATAAGACGATTTGCAGGAACTGTACCCAACATGACAACAACGGGTGACTTAGAGAGCATGGCGATGTATGCAGGCCAAAGCGTAGGCCTCATCAAAGAGATTTTACCGGCTGGAGAGGTAGTGAAAAGTCTTGTGGAAGAAGCTCAGCTTCTGATTCTCAAAAAGTTCAAAAATGCTACCTGA
- the LOC106328996 gene encoding metacaspase-3, translated as MASRREVRCRCGRWMSAQPGVSSIQCTTCHTVTQLSSSLVDIARGANRVLQGLQQLRRQHKQQQLQPQQQQIMAQPPPKRQHKQQQQQIIAQPPPPPSKLLEPLPSPFGKKRAVICGLDYKGKSYSLEGCISDAKSMRTFLVKQMGFPIDSILMLTEDEASPQRIPTKKNIRKAMRWLVEGNRARDSLVFHYSGHGSQQKDYNGDEVDGQDEALAPLDHETEGKIIDDEINKTLVRPLVHGAKLHAVIDACNSGTVLDLPSVCRMERNGFYEWEHQASGRTYKGTNGGTAICFSACDDHEASGYTPVFTGKNAGAMTYSFIKAVKTAGPAPTYGLLLNLMCSAIREAQSRLANDENYTSPEETAEPLLTSSEEFDIYATKFVL; from the exons ATGGCTAGCCGGAGAGAAGTACGGTGCCGTTGTGGTAGATGGATGTCGGCTCAACCTGGGGTCAGTTCCATCCAATGCACAACCTGCCATACCGTCACGCAGCTCTCCTCCTCTCTCGTGGACATAGCGCGTGGTGCGAACCGCGTGCTTCAAGGGCTTCAACAGCTACGTAGACAACATAAACAACAGCAACTGCAACCGCAACAACAACAAATAATGGCTCAACCACCACCGAAGAGACAGCATAAACAACAGCAACAACAAATAATTGCTCAACCACCACCACCACCATCGAAGCTGCTCGAGCCTCTTCCTTCCCCATTTGGGAAGAAGAGAGCAGTTATATGCGGCCTGGACTATAAGGGGAAAAGCTATAGCTTGGAAGGTTGCATCAGTGATGCAAAGTCCATGAGAACTTTCTTGGTTAAGCAAATGGGTTTCCCTATTGACTCTATTCTCATGCTCACAG AAGATGAAGCCAGTCCGCAGAGAATACCAACGAAGAAAAACATTAGAAAGGCGATGAGATGGTTGGTTGAAGGGAACAGAGCAAGGGACTCACTTGTGTTCCATTACTCTGGTCATGGATCTCAGCAGAAAGATTACAATGGAGATGAAGTCGATGGTCAAGATGAAGCTTTGGCCCCTTTAGACCATGAGACAGAAGGAAAAATCATCGATGACGAGATTAATAAGACACTCGTGAGGCCGCTCGTCCATGGAGCTAAGCTTCACGCTGTCATTGACGCATGTAACAGCGGCACTGTCCTTGATTTACCATCCGTTTGCAGGATGGAGAG GAATGGTTTTTATGAATGGGAACATCAAGCATCAGGGAGAACTTACAAAGGAACAAATGGTGGAACAGCTATATGTTTCAGTGCTTGTGATGATCATGAAGCCAGTGGTTACACTCCT GTCTTTACAGGAAAGAACGCAGGAGCCATGACTTATAGCTTCATAAAGGCGGTGAAGACAGCTGGACCAGCACCAACGTACGGTCTCCTGCTTAACCTCATGTGTTCTGCGATACGAGAAGCCCAGTCTCGCCTCGCCAATGATGAGAACTACACAAGCCCTGAAGAGACCGCG GAGCCACTTCTAACATCATCAGAGGAATTCGACATATATGCTACAAAGTTTGTGCTCTGA